A part of bacterium genomic DNA contains:
- the rho gene encoding transcription termination factor Rho, with product MDILELKAKTIAELLEIAEKLDIPGVSGLRKQELIFKILEANTEKDGLIFAEGVLEILEEGYGFLRSPDYNYLPGPDDIYVSPSQIKRFDLRTGDTISGQVRPPKETERYFALLKIEAVNFENPDVAKHKILFDNLTPLYPQTKFNLETDPKDMSTRIIDLLTPIGRGQRGLITSPPKAGKTIILQKIANSITANHPDVKLMVLLIDERPEEVTDMKRSVKGEVISSTFDEPQERHVQVADMVIEKAKRLVEHKHDVVILLDSITRLARAHNAVVPHSGKILSGGVDANALQRPKRFFGAARNVEEGGSLTIVATALIETGSRMDEVIFEEFKGTGNMELVLDRRLANRRIFPAIDLNRSSTRKEELLLDEDTLNKVWILRKFLSDMNPVEAMEFLIDRMSKTKNNERFLDSMKR from the coding sequence TTGGATATTCTGGAACTGAAAGCGAAAACGATCGCCGAGCTGCTCGAGATCGCCGAAAAACTCGACATCCCCGGCGTGTCCGGCCTGCGCAAGCAGGAACTGATCTTCAAGATCCTCGAAGCCAACACCGAGAAGGACGGGCTCATCTTTGCGGAGGGCGTCCTCGAGATCCTCGAGGAGGGGTATGGATTCCTCCGGTCGCCTGACTACAACTATCTGCCCGGTCCCGATGACATCTATGTCTCGCCGTCGCAGATCAAGCGCTTCGATTTGCGCACCGGCGACACGATCTCCGGCCAGGTGCGCCCCCCGAAGGAGACCGAGCGCTACTTTGCGCTGTTGAAGATCGAGGCGGTCAACTTCGAGAATCCCGATGTCGCCAAGCACAAGATTCTCTTCGACAACCTCACGCCGCTCTACCCGCAGACCAAGTTCAATCTGGAGACCGATCCGAAGGACATGTCGACGCGGATCATCGACCTGTTGACGCCGATCGGACGCGGGCAGCGCGGCCTCATCACCTCGCCGCCGAAGGCGGGCAAGACGATCATCCTGCAGAAGATCGCCAACTCGATCACCGCCAATCATCCCGACGTCAAGTTGATGGTGCTCCTGATCGACGAGCGCCCCGAGGAAGTCACCGACATGAAGCGCTCGGTCAAGGGCGAGGTCATCTCCTCGACCTTCGATGAGCCGCAGGAGCGCCATGTACAGGTGGCCGACATGGTGATCGAAAAGGCCAAGCGGCTGGTGGAGCACAAGCACGATGTCGTGATCCTGCTTGATTCGATCACGCGTCTGGCGCGCGCCCACAACGCGGTCGTGCCGCATTCGGGCAAGATTCTCTCGGGCGGTGTCGACGCCAACGCGCTGCAGCGGCCGAAGCGGTTCTTCGGCGCCGCGCGCAACGTGGAAGAGGGGGGCTCGCTGACGATCGTGGCGACCGCGTTGATCGAGACCGGCTCGCGCATGGACGAGGTCATCTTCGAGGAGTTCAAAGGCACCGGCAACATGGAATTGGTGCTCGACCGCCGGCTGGCCAACCGCCGCATCTTTCCGGCCATCGATCTGAATCGTTCCTCGACCCGGAAAGAAGAGCTGCTGTTGGATGAGGACACGCTCAACAAGGTCTGGATCCTGCGCAAGTTCCTCTCGGATATGAATCCGGTGGAAGCGATGGAATTCCTGATTGACCGCATGTCGAAGACGAAGAACAACGAGCGGTTCCTCGACTCGATGAAGCGGTAG
- the rsfS gene encoding ribosome silencing factor gives MRAGELAREKKAYSVRILDLRKRSSVADFFVICSVDAEVQARAVADHISDKLKEKEIEPWHTEGYRGTGWVLVDYVDVVVHIFLPKTREFYGLEKLWGDAPSRDLPD, from the coding sequence TTGCGCGCGGGCGAACTGGCCCGCGAGAAGAAGGCATACTCCGTGCGCATCCTGGACTTGCGCAAGCGTTCTTCGGTCGCGGACTTCTTCGTCATCTGTTCGGTCGATGCCGAAGTCCAGGCACGAGCCGTGGCCGACCACATCTCTGACAAGCTGAAAGAAAAGGAGATCGAGCCGTGGCACACGGAGGGGTACCGTGGCACGGGCTGGGTCCTCGTCGATTACGTCGATGTGGTCGTGCACATCTTCCTGCCGAAAACCCGCGAGTTCTACGGACTGGAGAAGCTCTGGGGGGATGCCCCCTCCCGCGACCTGCCCGATTGA
- a CDS encoding LytR C-terminal domain-containing protein has product MRTSLRSRRGSHAASPPRWKARLVDVAILAAAAIVCLFVFSFSTRLSYSRPEVREAPEIVRIQILNGSGQAGMARKVADHMAALAVGKMRFDAVDVGNFDRADIKRTFVINRRLDPEAVARILEHWGLGEADVSDGTARTNDLGVDLTIVLGANVADAALLSAAGAPAKP; this is encoded by the coding sequence ATGAGAACATCGTTACGCTCGCGCCGCGGGTCACACGCGGCCTCTCCTCCGCGCTGGAAGGCGCGGCTGGTCGACGTAGCCATTCTGGCGGCGGCGGCAATCGTCTGCCTGTTTGTGTTTTCCTTCTCCACACGCCTGTCGTACTCGCGTCCCGAAGTGCGCGAGGCGCCGGAGATAGTCCGCATCCAGATCCTCAACGGCTCCGGCCAGGCCGGGATGGCGCGCAAGGTGGCCGACCACATGGCCGCCTTGGCGGTGGGGAAGATGCGCTTTGACGCCGTCGATGTCGGCAACTTTGACCGCGCCGACATCAAACGGACCTTCGTGATCAACCGGCGCCTGGACCCGGAGGCGGTCGCGCGCATCCTCGAGCACTGGGGACTGGGCGAGGCCGATGTGTCGGACGGCACGGCAAGGACCAACGACTTGGGAGTCGATCTGACGATCGTGCTCGGCGCCAATGTGGCCGATGCGGCCCTGTTGTCGGCGGCGGGCGCGCCAGCCAAACCCTGA
- a CDS encoding metal-dependent hydrolase: MEWISHTTTGFFLGQLLVKEKDRPRRAGWWWAAASVSPDWLEWGTRWFGDIHRGVTHSLYVWPVLALGWAWAARRWGRNATGEVAGPMKMWAVFFVVVGSHLLLDVFMAYRWYLLWPFSEENWAWGIMPLFDVYIFAGWLALWLLYRKMRLSSATTAKLGLAIFLAMFVARGAGKVRATRLAMENPATAVIADIRTRPTYYTPWLWLVRDGRGDADWTVVNVVTGDVLEGYTRGHGFPPIPGRELVKLPAR; encoded by the coding sequence ATGGAATGGATCAGCCACACCACCACCGGGTTCTTCCTCGGTCAACTTCTGGTCAAGGAGAAGGATCGTCCACGGCGCGCCGGCTGGTGGTGGGCGGCGGCCTCAGTCAGCCCCGACTGGCTGGAATGGGGGACGCGCTGGTTCGGTGACATCCATCGCGGAGTCACGCACTCGCTCTATGTCTGGCCGGTTTTAGCGCTGGGTTGGGCGTGGGCGGCGCGCCGCTGGGGGCGAAACGCCACTGGTGAGGTCGCCGGGCCGATGAAGATGTGGGCGGTGTTCTTCGTGGTGGTGGGTTCACATCTGTTGCTGGATGTTTTCATGGCTTATCGCTGGTATCTACTCTGGCCGTTTTCCGAGGAGAACTGGGCGTGGGGGATCATGCCCTTGTTCGATGTTTACATCTTCGCCGGGTGGCTCGCCCTCTGGCTGCTTTATCGCAAGATGCGGTTGAGTTCGGCAACCACTGCCAAACTGGGGCTGGCGATCTTTTTGGCGATGTTCGTGGCGCGTGGCGCCGGCAAGGTGCGCGCGACCAGGCTGGCGATGGAAAACCCAGCTACGGCCGTGATCGCTGACATCCGCACACGCCCAACTTATTACACCCCATGGCTTTGGCTTGTCCGGGATGGGCGTGGTGACGCCGACTGGACGGTGGTCAATGTCGTAACTGGTGATGTATTAGAAGGTTACACGCGCGGCCATGGATTTCCACCGATCCCCGGGCGTGAGTTGGTCAAGTTGCCGGCTCGCTGA
- a CDS encoding saccharopine dehydrogenase C-terminal domain-containing protein, whose protein sequence is MKLVILGAGLMARGAAFDFLKNDQVTALTVADSSDDALRAFRARFPDPRVATTRFDAQDSAAVRRLLQDADGVFCAVHYGFNIEFARAAIATKTHMVDLGGNNDIVAAELAMTREAEAAGITIIPDCGLAPGMVSIFTAWGLNKFPWADTVKIRVGGLPAEPKYPFEYERLFSVEGLINEYVEPPVALRDGRIVVGEPLGDVEDVIFDRPLGQLEAFNTSGGTSTLPTTYAKRVKNLDYKTLRYPGHAKAMQWLLHLGLFSSEPVVIDGHPVIPRRLTANRILAKVPLGMNDLTVVRVQFEGVENGQRRLHQVDIIDRYDATNNLTSMMRTTAFPAAIILQMACDGRIAKRGVLPQEIAVDPDVFIPELMKRGIPVKGV, encoded by the coding sequence ATGAAACTCGTGATTCTGGGTGCCGGCCTGATGGCCCGCGGCGCCGCCTTCGATTTCCTGAAAAACGATCAAGTGACGGCGTTGACGGTCGCCGATTCCTCCGACGATGCCCTGCGCGCCTTCCGCGCCCGGTTTCCCGATCCGCGTGTTGCGACCACCCGGTTTGACGCTCAGGACAGCGCCGCGGTGCGCAGATTGTTGCAGGACGCCGACGGAGTCTTCTGTGCTGTCCATTACGGCTTCAACATCGAATTCGCCAGGGCCGCCATCGCCACCAAGACCCACATGGTTGATCTGGGCGGCAACAACGATATCGTGGCCGCGGAACTGGCCATGACCAGGGAGGCGGAGGCCGCCGGGATTACCATCATCCCCGATTGCGGATTGGCGCCGGGAATGGTCTCGATCTTCACCGCCTGGGGGCTGAACAAGTTTCCCTGGGCCGACACGGTGAAAATCCGTGTCGGCGGGCTGCCCGCCGAGCCGAAGTATCCCTTTGAATACGAGCGCCTCTTCTCGGTCGAAGGACTCATCAACGAGTATGTCGAGCCGCCGGTCGCGCTACGCGATGGACGGATCGTGGTCGGCGAACCGTTGGGTGACGTCGAGGACGTCATCTTCGACCGTCCGCTGGGACAATTGGAGGCCTTCAACACCTCCGGCGGCACCTCCACCCTGCCGACCACTTACGCCAAGCGCGTGAAGAACCTCGACTACAAGACCTTGCGCTATCCCGGCCACGCCAAGGCGATGCAGTGGCTTTTGCATCTGGGCTTGTTCTCTTCGGAACCGGTCGTAATCGACGGCCATCCGGTCATCCCACGCCGGCTGACCGCCAATCGCATCCTGGCAAAGGTGCCGCTGGGCATGAACGACCTGACCGTGGTGCGCGTGCAGTTCGAGGGAGTCGAAAACGGCCAGCGGCGACTTCATCAGGTGGACATCATCGACCGCTATGACGCAACCAACAATCTTACTTCGATGATGCGCACCACCGCCTTCCCCGCCGCCATCATCCTGCAGATGGCCTGTGATGGGCGCATCGCCAAACGCGGCGTCCTGCCGCAGGAGATCGCGGTCGATCCGGATGTCTTCATTCCGGAGTTGATGAAGCGCGGCATACCGGTCAAGGGTGTGTGA
- a CDS encoding sulfite exporter TauE/SafE family protein, with protein sequence MSIEWMSAAFLVGVLGSLHCIGMCGPIALALPAGGGSRGRVLIGRLVYNAGRVTTYMLLGAAVGTIGRAMALAGWQQAVSIVAGAGILVAVLVPRRWVRAILPETATGGFVTRLGGLWRRLFAHGSLTAMLSIGLLNGFLPCGFLYMALGASAVSGSPWQAAAYMGAFGLGTVPSILATSLFGPFLAPNLRRRLVRILPVGAAALGLLLLLRGLSLGIPYISPKVHAATQAVDSCCHPK encoded by the coding sequence ATGAGCATTGAGTGGATGAGCGCCGCCTTCCTGGTCGGTGTCCTCGGCAGTCTGCACTGCATCGGCATGTGCGGGCCAATTGCGCTCGCGTTGCCCGCGGGGGGCGGCTCACGCGGGCGGGTGCTGATTGGCCGGCTGGTCTACAACGCCGGGCGGGTCACCACCTACATGCTTCTGGGCGCGGCGGTGGGGACGATCGGCCGGGCGATGGCGCTGGCCGGTTGGCAGCAGGCGGTATCGATTGTGGCCGGTGCGGGGATTCTCGTGGCCGTGTTGGTGCCGCGCCGGTGGGTGCGCGCGATTCTGCCGGAGACGGCGACCGGCGGGTTCGTGACGCGGCTCGGCGGCCTGTGGCGGCGGCTCTTTGCCCATGGCTCGCTGACTGCGATGCTGTCGATCGGCCTGCTCAACGGTTTCTTGCCGTGCGGATTCCTCTACATGGCGCTGGGCGCATCGGCGGTCAGCGGCTCGCCCTGGCAGGCGGCGGCCTACATGGGGGCTTTCGGTCTGGGCACGGTGCCGTCGATTCTGGCGACGTCGCTGTTCGGGCCGTTTTTGGCTCCGAACTTGCGCCGGCGGCTGGTGCGCATTCTGCCGGTGGGGGCCGCGGCGCTCGGACTTCTGCTTCTGCTCCGCGGCCTGTCGCTGGGGATTCCCTACATCAGTCCGAAGGTGCACGCGGCGACGCAGGCGGTCGACAGCTGCTGTCATCCAAAGTGA
- a CDS encoding FixH family protein yields MSAPSGKSRWGAGMWALFGGFALFVLALVVVAAMHEVDLVESDYYERGLAYQERIDAIARAADPARQPTFRYVAEGNTVTLCFPDGTPRPLAGSMLFFRPSSSLRDFRVPFALDSNACLDIVDSRLERGYWKLKCEWQDAGGAHYAEHALYIP; encoded by the coding sequence ATGAGCGCGCCGTCCGGAAAAAGCCGCTGGGGCGCGGGCATGTGGGCGCTGTTCGGCGGGTTTGCGCTCTTTGTCCTGGCCCTGGTGGTGGTGGCCGCCATGCACGAGGTCGATCTGGTCGAATCGGATTACTATGAGCGCGGGCTGGCCTATCAGGAGCGCATCGACGCAATCGCGCGCGCGGCCGACCCCGCGCGTCAGCCGACATTCCGCTATGTCGCCGAGGGGAACACGGTGACCCTCTGTTTTCCTGACGGCACGCCGCGTCCGTTGGCCGGATCGATGCTCTTCTTCCGGCCGTCGAGTTCGTTGCGCGACTTCCGCGTGCCGTTCGCGCTGGATTCCAACGCCTGCCTGGATATTGTTGATTCGCGTCTGGAACGGGGATACTGGAAACTCAAATGTGAATGGCAGGATGCCGGCGGCGCGCATTACGCCGAACATGCGCTGTACATTCCATAG
- the ccoG gene encoding cytochrome c oxidase accessory protein CcoG, giving the protein MSIEHTDGSFRDSLATIDKRGNRLWVYPTKPSGRLHRQRVAVALALLAFLFAAPWIRVNGNPLLLFDIVHRQFFIFGLIFWPQDIYLFVLATIALAVFVILFTAAFGRLFCGWICPQTVFMEMVFRKLEYWIDGDGPRQRRLANAPWTAAKIARRALKLGIFFAISFLIGNTFLAYFIGADALLDIVTSPPTEHLTGFAFMLLFSLVFFGVFAWFREQACTLVCPYGRLQSVLLDANSIVVAYDFRRGEPRAPFSSKDSRDGKGDCIVCGACVRVCPTGIDIRNGTQLECVNCAACIDACDDIMAGVNLPPGLIRYASHEGIATGNRLRFTPRMKLYSAILTILVATLVTLLATRSSVEATVLRTAGSLIEELPDGTIRNLYTIKVTNKTARDLPIELRLQSPAGELALLGPPLEAPPQGQDESVFAIQIPGSRVPAGNALVTIGVFSNNEEIATVRTSFAGPSPRGRQ; this is encoded by the coding sequence GTGAGTATTGAACACACCGACGGCTCCTTCCGCGATTCGCTTGCCACCATCGACAAACGCGGCAACCGCCTCTGGGTCTACCCGACCAAACCCTCCGGGCGGTTGCATCGCCAGCGGGTGGCGGTGGCGCTGGCGTTGCTGGCATTTCTGTTCGCCGCGCCGTGGATCCGGGTGAATGGCAATCCACTCCTGCTTTTCGACATCGTCCACCGGCAGTTTTTCATCTTCGGCCTCATCTTCTGGCCGCAGGACATCTACCTGTTTGTGCTGGCCACGATCGCGCTGGCGGTCTTCGTCATCCTGTTTACCGCGGCGTTCGGACGGCTGTTCTGCGGGTGGATCTGTCCCCAGACGGTGTTCATGGAGATGGTGTTCCGTAAGCTCGAATATTGGATCGACGGCGACGGGCCGCGGCAGCGTCGGTTGGCCAATGCGCCGTGGACGGCGGCCAAGATTGCGCGGCGCGCGCTCAAGCTCGGCATCTTCTTTGCGATCTCGTTTCTGATCGGCAACACTTTCCTTGCGTACTTCATCGGCGCCGACGCCCTTCTGGACATCGTCACCTCGCCACCGACCGAGCATCTGACCGGGTTTGCGTTCATGCTGCTCTTCTCGCTGGTTTTCTTCGGGGTGTTCGCGTGGTTTCGCGAGCAGGCCTGCACGCTGGTCTGCCCGTATGGGCGGTTGCAGTCGGTGCTGCTCGACGCTAATTCGATCGTGGTGGCCTATGACTTCCGCCGCGGCGAACCGCGGGCGCCGTTTTCCAGCAAGGACAGCCGCGACGGCAAGGGGGACTGTATCGTCTGCGGCGCGTGCGTGCGCGTCTGCCCGACCGGGATCGATATTCGCAACGGCACGCAACTGGAGTGTGTCAATTGCGCCGCCTGCATCGACGCCTGCGACGACATCATGGCCGGCGTCAATCTGCCGCCCGGGTTGATTCGCTATGCCTCCCATGAGGGCATCGCCACGGGGAACCGTTTGCGATTCACCCCGCGCATGAAGCTGTATTCGGCCATCCTGACCATCCTGGTCGCCACCCTCGTCACGCTGCTGGCGACCCGTTCCAGCGTCGAGGCCACCGTCTTGCGCACGGCAGGATCGTTGATCGAGGAACTCCCGGATGGCACCATCCGCAACCTGTACACGATCAAGGTCACCAATAAGACCGCGCGCGATCTGCCGATCGAGCTGCGGCTGCAAAGCCCCGCGGGAGAACTGGCGCTCTTGGGCCCGCCGCTGGAAGCGCCGCCACAGGGGCAGGATGAATCGGTGTTCGCGATTCAGATTCCCGGGAGCCGGGTGCCGGCGGGCAATGCGCTGGTGACGATCGGGGTGTTTTCGAACAACGAGGAGATCGCGACGGTGCGGACCTCGTTTGCCGGGCCGTCGCCGCGGGGGAGACAATGA
- a CDS encoding cbb3-type cytochrome c oxidase N-terminal domain-containing protein, translating to MTETTERMLDHDADGIRELDNDLPRWWVWLFIITIAWAVLYFLYYHVFGIGYLSRDEYLRELDPAYVRVQTRDDRFLGVLPRYHSVYFAPERDVLAGALARPKAAAFVEMSREKDTARYVALTDPAAIASGQKLYQAKCASCHGRFGEGGIGPNLTDDYWLHGAGISNVYKTIKYGVPAKGMLAWWMDLQPDQLQQVASYVLTLHGSNPPNAKAPQGDLVTP from the coding sequence ATGACCGAGACCACCGAGCGCATGCTCGACCACGATGCCGATGGCATCCGCGAACTGGACAACGATCTCCCGCGCTGGTGGGTGTGGCTGTTCATTATCACCATCGCCTGGGCGGTGCTGTACTTCCTCTATTACCATGTCTTCGGCATCGGCTACCTGAGCCGTGATGAGTACCTGCGCGAGCTGGACCCGGCGTATGTGCGGGTCCAGACCCGTGATGACCGGTTCCTCGGTGTCCTGCCGCGCTACCACTCCGTCTACTTCGCGCCGGAGCGTGATGTGTTGGCCGGCGCGCTGGCCCGTCCGAAGGCCGCGGCGTTTGTGGAGATGTCGCGAGAGAAAGACACGGCCCGGTATGTGGCGCTGACCGACCCGGCGGCGATCGCGTCGGGGCAGAAACTGTATCAGGCCAAGTGCGCCTCCTGCCATGGACGTTTCGGCGAGGGCGGCATCGGGCCCAATCTCACCGATGATTACTGGCTGCATGGCGCCGGCATCTCCAATGTTTACAAGACGATCAAGTACGGCGTCCCTGCCAAGGGGATGCTGGCGTGGTGGATGGACTTGCAGCCGGACCAGTTGCAGCAGGTCGCCAGTTACGTTTTAACCCTCCATGGCAGCAACCCGCCGAACGCCAAGGCGCCGCAGGGGGATTTGGTCACGCCGTGA
- the ccoN gene encoding cytochrome-c oxidase, cbb3-type subunit I encodes MAVDRIAYDNRIARDFGLATIVWGAVGLLAGLIAAVQLYWPVLNLNLPYLTFSRLRPVHTNAVIFAFVGNAIFMSVYYSLQRLCKARMYSDLLSRLHFWGWQLVIVLAAATLLAGFTTSKEYAELEWPIDLLIAVVWVIFGVNMFGTILRRREEHMYVAIWFYIATWVTVTLLHVVNSFELPVTLWKSYSVFAGVQDALVQWWYGHNAVAFFLTTPFLGMMYYFLPKAADRPVFSYRLSIVHFWSLIFLYIWAGPHHLLYSALPDWAQSLGTVFSIMLLAPSWGGMLNGLLTLRGAWDKVRESAVLKFMVVAVTAYGMATFEGPLLSIKNVNALSHFTDWTVAHVHVGALGWNGFLTFGILYWIIPRLFRTTLYSEKLANLHFWIGFLGIVIYALPLYFAGVTQGLMWKEFTPEGVLRYPNFLETVLQIVPMYIIRSIGGALFLTGFVLMIYNLARTMRAGSCAADEHVEVPARAAGHAVPGRLSHRWLEGKPVPFLLLATVAVAIGGIVEIVPSLVIKSNVPTIAAVRPYTPLELQGRDLYIREGCNNCHSQLIRPFRSETERYGEYSKAGEYVYEHPFLWGSKRTGPDLMREGGKYPDAWHYHHMMDPRAMSPGSIMPRYSWLAEDALDTSTTAAKIAAMRSLGVPYAPGYEDSANVVLTAQAARVSVGLKEAGVDCAPDREMIALIAYLQRLGTDIKVTPAGGASAQR; translated from the coding sequence ATGGCCGTCGACAGGATCGCCTACGACAACAGGATTGCGCGGGATTTCGGCCTGGCCACGATCGTCTGGGGCGCGGTCGGCCTGCTGGCGGGGCTGATCGCCGCGGTCCAGCTGTACTGGCCGGTGCTCAATCTCAACCTGCCGTATCTGACGTTTTCGCGGCTGCGCCCGGTGCACACCAACGCGGTCATCTTCGCGTTTGTCGGCAACGCCATCTTCATGTCGGTCTACTATTCGCTGCAGCGTCTTTGCAAGGCGCGCATGTACAGCGACCTGCTGAGCCGACTGCACTTCTGGGGCTGGCAACTGGTCATCGTGCTGGCGGCGGCCACGCTGCTTGCCGGGTTCACCACCAGCAAGGAATACGCCGAGCTGGAATGGCCGATCGATCTGCTCATCGCCGTGGTGTGGGTGATCTTCGGCGTCAACATGTTCGGGACGATCCTGCGGCGGCGCGAGGAGCATATGTACGTGGCGATCTGGTTTTACATCGCCACCTGGGTCACCGTCACGCTGCTGCATGTGGTGAACTCCTTCGAGCTGCCGGTCACGTTGTGGAAGAGCTACTCGGTTTTTGCCGGCGTGCAGGACGCGCTGGTGCAGTGGTGGTACGGGCACAACGCGGTGGCTTTCTTCCTGACGACGCCCTTCCTGGGCATGATGTATTACTTCCTGCCCAAGGCGGCGGACCGTCCGGTGTTCTCGTACCGCTTGTCGATCGTGCATTTCTGGTCGCTGATCTTTCTCTACATCTGGGCGGGTCCGCATCATCTGCTCTATTCGGCTCTGCCCGACTGGGCGCAGTCGCTCGGCACGGTCTTTTCGATCATGTTGTTGGCGCCGTCGTGGGGTGGCATGCTCAACGGCCTGTTGACGCTGCGCGGGGCGTGGGACAAGGTGCGCGAGAGCGCGGTGCTGAAGTTCATGGTGGTGGCGGTGACCGCCTATGGCATGGCCACGTTCGAGGGACCGCTGTTGTCAATCAAGAACGTCAATGCGCTTTCGCACTTCACCGACTGGACCGTGGCGCATGTCCACGTCGGCGCGCTGGGGTGGAACGGATTTCTCACCTTTGGCATTCTCTACTGGATCATCCCGCGACTGTTCCGTACCACCCTCTACTCGGAGAAACTGGCCAACCTGCACTTCTGGATCGGTTTTCTGGGGATTGTGATCTACGCGCTGCCGCTGTACTTCGCCGGCGTCACGCAGGGGTTGATGTGGAAGGAGTTCACGCCCGAGGGCGTGCTGCGCTACCCGAACTTCCTGGAGACGGTGCTGCAGATTGTCCCGATGTACATCATCCGCTCGATCGGCGGCGCGCTCTTCTTGACCGGATTTGTCCTCATGATCTACAACCTGGCGCGCACGATGCGCGCCGGGTCCTGCGCGGCCGACGAGCATGTCGAGGTGCCGGCGCGCGCCGCCGGGCACGCGGTCCCCGGACGGCTCTCGCACCGCTGGCTGGAGGGCAAACCGGTGCCGTTTCTGCTTCTGGCGACGGTGGCGGTGGCCATTGGCGGTATCGTGGAAATTGTGCCGTCGCTGGTGATCAAGTCGAACGTGCCCACGATCGCGGCGGTGCGTCCCTACACGCCGCTGGAACTGCAGGGCCGCGACCTCTACATCCGCGAGGGGTGCAACAACTGCCATTCACAATTGATACGGCCGTTCCGTTCGGAGACCGAGCGCTACGGCGAATACTCGAAGGCCGGCGAGTATGTCTACGAGCATCCCTTCCTGTGGGGCTCGAAACGTACCGGTCCGGACCTGATGCGCGAGGGCGGGAAGTACCCCGACGCCTGGCACTATCATCATATGATGGATCCGCGCGCGATGTCGCCGGGTTCGATCATGCCGCGGTATTCGTGGCTGGCCGAAGATGCGCTCGACACCTCAACCACCGCCGCCAAGATCGCGGCAATGCGATCGCTGGGCGTGCCGTATGCGCCCGGCTATGAAGATTCGGCCAATGTCGTGCTGACGGCGCAGGCCGCAAGAGTCTCCGTCGGACTCAAGGAAGCCGGAGTGGACTGCGCGCCCGACCGTGAGATGATCGCGCTCATCGCCTATCTGCAGCGACTGGGGACCGACATCAAGGTGACACCGGCGGGCGGCGCGTCGGCACAAAGGTAG
- the ccoS gene encoding cbb3-type cytochrome oxidase assembly protein CcoS, which produces MSVVILLLFASVLVAAGFLVAFLWAVRRGQYDDLTTPSVRILFDDTHTHQAAQEPPRPTGES; this is translated from the coding sequence ATGAGCGTGGTCATTCTGCTGCTTTTTGCCTCGGTGTTGGTGGCCGCCGGCTTTCTGGTGGCGTTTCTGTGGGCGGTGCGCCGGGGGCAGTACGATGATCTGACCACGCCGTCGGTTCGCATTCTCTTCGACGACACGCACACACACCAGGCCGCGCAGGAGCCGCCGCGGCCCACAGGGGAGTCGTAA